AATTGCATCAACGCAAATTTGTGGGAAACGAAAAGGTTTGTGTCTTGATCTCAATGGAGAAGATGCTTCAAGTTCTTATAATCAAGAACCGTTTCATCTCTATAAAAACAATGAAAGTGTAGAATTGCGAGATACTTTGTCCGAGTGTGGTAGCACTTGTGGCTCAATGGTCGAGAAAGACTCGATGAAAATTTGGAAACAAATGAAACAAAATGGCTTTCTTTCATCTTCCCATGGCGGTGTATGGGTCCCACCAATGCCAAAACCTCGTGGCAGGAAACAAAAAAACGAATCTGTGATCATGAAAAAGATAGAAATGGCGAAAAGAGAACAAGTTAATAAATTTGCAAAAGTAGCTGCTCCAAGTGGGCTTCTGAATGAGTTGAATCCCGGGATTATAAATCATGTACGTAACAGAAAACAAGTTCATTCCATAATTGAGAATCTTGTGAGATCTACAACAAAAAACAAAAATAATGAACGTAAGAAGGTTGATGGGACTAAAAATATTTTGTACACCAACAAAAAATGTGAAGATGATGTACTTAGGCTGAAGCTTTCATCGACTTCAACTATGACATCAGAGAATATGAGTACATTGTCAAATGATGAGTCTGCAACTGTCTCTACCGTCGATTCACTTTCTGTTAAAGGTTAGtttttttatgtgtgtgtgtgtgtgtgtgtttgtgtgtgtgcgtgtgtgtatgaatatatataattaatcaaTATGTGATATTGAGTTTTAGGAAACTATTATTTTTTTGCAGCTGCAAATGTAGCTTCTCAGTGGTTGGAACTTCTTCATCAGGACATCAAAGGCCGTTTAGAGGGTAATGTGGTCTTTTCAATTTTCATTCATTTAACACTTTTGTTAAAATGTTACAAGGATGCTGAATCTAAGCTAATAAACATTTGTTACTTGCTGTTATTTCAGCTTTAAGGCATAGCAAGAAACGAGTTCAATATGTAATCCAAACAGAGCTTCCTTCCTTGATATCTAGTTACTACTTATCTTCTAATCAAGAAAATGAATCTTCGGTTGTCGATTCAACAAATAAAACAAATAATGAGATGCATAAACTCAGATGGACTGCCCTTTTTGATCAGATGGATAAATCACTTTCTGAAGAAGAGAAAAATCTGGTGAGTCGCGCATTTATAAAATGTTTGTCATTATATATTCGTGCAATATCTCTGATTATTACCTACTTTTTTTTTGAAATTTATCGTATCAATTTTATACATACCAGGAGTACTCATTGAATCAAGTGAGGGATATGTTGATGCGTTGTGAACACGGCCTGTTTCAGTATCCTCCAGCAAATGGTTCGCAACAGCAGGGTACTTTGCAATCTAACTACATGTAAGTTTCAGACTTATATTTTGTGTGCATAATACAATCAGTCCTTTAATATCCTTCTCAATTTATATCCAAAACAGTTATATGCATTTATATATTCGTTTATAAAGTTAATATGTTGATTTTACATGATTTATAAAGTTCTTTTAGAACGATTATCAAACAGATTATTGTAATCAAGTTCAATCAAGAACCGTTGGATCATTTAGATTTTAAATCATTTAGCGCTTAATCATTCTGTTATCAAACGCACATTTAATGTATTTCTGTTGACATGTAGATATCCGAAAGCAGAACCAGCCCTAGACAAGGTTTTAGCTGTACGGGCTGCTGCCGCTGCTATTTATTCAACATCCAATTTTCTGCAATCAGTAGAAAATCCACCCTGTTTTTGATCATTTTTGACTTGGGATAATCTTCCGTAACAAGATTAACTTAATTATACTTGCATTTTCATTCATACTCAATCCCATGTCGTATTTAGTTAAAATTCTGTAACAACCAGAGTTTGGAATAATAGCAAAACAATTTCTTGTACTTGTTCTTTAGATTGTGTCTATGTATTACCTTTGTAATTGAATTTCTTTTGCCGATTGCAAAGAAACTGAGTCTTGGTAACAGTTACAGTTTGGAATAAAAGCAAAACATTTTCTTGCACTTCTTCTTTAGATGCTTTCATAGTTTCATGTCATTGTGATTCTACATTTGTTTTACACAGAGCTTATAAATGAACAGACTTTTTCGAAGGGTCTATCTGGTTTGCTTAGACCAGTCCGACCCGTTCTTCCTTAAAATCTTCAGTTTTGGTATAAAGGACCCTATATATATGGGACAAATGAGAATAGCCCATACATAATCTAAAGTGGTCATATTTATAGACAATGAAGCAACCAGTGTAAAGGCTAATCAACCTAACAGATCCCTTTTAAGTATCCTCTTGGTTCAGGCTACTATCGAATTAAGCCTACTCATAAGCTGCAAATTGCCTGTGATCAGGTATTGCCTTTTCTAGGAATGCTACTAATATTACAATGCAAAACTGAGCTCTAAAATTCGAATTCGAATACTTATCCTGCTTATTAAGCTTTACATATCTGTTATTATAGTAATGTATTATCAGGTCAAATCCAAATCGAACTACTATTCATATTGCGCATTGCTGTACTAACATCTTCATGAAATATTCTAACTTTCATATCAAGTTATCGTTTTGAGTTAACTGTAACACCATCATACAATTGAACAGAGCTAAATGTTCAAAGTTTGCTTATTTATTCATTATGCATTGTTAATTCACGTGTAATATAATATCTACCAAGCATAACCAACTTTTAACTGTCCTCAAATCAAATACAACAGTAACACTAAAATAGtcaaatttatatatttaacaatTCAATTCCCCCAATTCAAATGATCAtcttaatcaaataaattcatgaTCACAATGTACAATATACACTTACACCATCTGCTATATCCTTCCTATATACCTTTGAAACTCAAACCAACAAAGCTTCATTGTAACAACCAACAATCATTAAACTGTGAATTAACACTTTTACCGAAACTATGAACTTTCATCAAACAAAAATGTGTGCAAAATAATCCCATTCCTCCATTCACTCTACACGTTTTCAACAAATAACACGCCGAAGACTTAATTCGATCTCTTCCTTGAATCAATACACCGAACGCTTTCGTTCCATCATCTCCGTCGCCGGAATCGTCCATATCGATCTTCTCCCGGAGCTCTTCCACCAGTATTATTCCGTCCGGCGACGATGGTGTCCGTTTAACCACATCCGGCCAATCCTCCGCCGTCACCGCAGTCTCTGTTTTTACTACGTCGCCATCGGCGTAAATCTGAACTAACAACGGCGCTTGTTTTACATTCTTAACGATTTCCGTCACCGAATTCCTCATCCATTCGTCGAATTTATCTGTACGATCGAAATCGGAAACAGTTACGGCGGTCAGAGTACCAGTCGCCGCCGTAGAGATTCTAGAAATCGGTGATTTTGGAATTGAGAGAGAATGCAGGCGGTTAGATCCGGAAATTGGACCGGACTGATTGTCGAGAAAACCGGTTGCCGGTTTGTGAAGTAATCGATGTCCGGCTCCGCCGTAACGAACTCCTAAACAGGTCATCTTTAACAACCGTGTATGGCGTGATTGTGGTGGTGGAGATACAATTGACCAATTAAACTTGTGATTTTCGTTTTTATTGTAGAGGAAGAAATTGAGAGGGAATTGAATTGACTGTCGTGGACGAATTATGGCCGTTAGATGGAGATGGTGGATTACTTAAGTTTGGCGCGGGTTTGCGTGTGCCAATTTCAACTACCATGCGCTAACCGCTGTTTTGCTGACATGGTATTTCCTACGTGTAATATGt
This genomic window from Rutidosis leptorrhynchoides isolate AG116_Rl617_1_P2 chromosome 2, CSIRO_AGI_Rlap_v1, whole genome shotgun sequence contains:
- the LOC139889997 gene encoding uncharacterized protein, whose amino-acid sequence is MDNGDVVRPQFKKMKYGEFGEQRSKLCDFRSGAKGDSTKNVLSTLDLTTKLDYVPSQEIASTQICGKRKGLCLDLNGEDASSSYNQEPFHLYKNNESVELRDTLSECGSTCGSMVEKDSMKIWKQMKQNGFLSSSHGGVWVPPMPKPRGRKQKNESVIMKKIEMAKREQVNKFAKVAAPSGLLNELNPGIINHVRNRKQVHSIIENLVRSTTKNKNNERKKVDGTKNILYTNKKCEDDVLRLKLSSTSTMTSENMSTLSNDESATVSTVDSLSVKAANVASQWLELLHQDIKGRLEALRHSKKRVQYVIQTELPSLISSYYLSSNQENESSVVDSTNKTNNEMHKLRWTALFDQMDKSLSEEEKNLEYSLNQVRDMLMRCEHGLFQYPPANGSQQQGTLQSNYIYPKAEPALDKVLAVRAAAAAIYSTSNFLQSVENPPCF
- the LOC139893459 gene encoding uncharacterized protein, which encodes MTCLGVRYGGAGHRLLHKPATGFLDNQSGPISGSNRLHSLSIPKSPISRISTAATGTLTAVTVSDFDRTDKFDEWMRNSVTEIVKNVKQAPLLVQIYADGDVVKTETAVTAEDWPDVVKRTPSSPDGIILVEELREKIDMDDSGDGDDGTKAFGVLIQGRDRIKSSACYLLKTCRVNGGMGLFCTHFCLMKVHSFGKSVNSQFNDCWLLQ